In the Coleofasciculus sp. FACHB-T130 genome, CATTCTGGTGTTCCGAATTCTAGTATGGGCGATCGCACACCATTAGATATCCTCTCAACTATATCCCCACCAAGGACTTGCAAGCTAACGGTTGCGTTCAGCCGCGGCAGATAATACCGAAGTCACCATCAGCGGCTTTTGTCCGACCCCTGCAACAATTGTTAGATGTCGTGGGTGCGATGTAGTGCAACTCGCCTATCAGAAGTATCCTTATTCTAAGACGACAAAAGCGACAGTTGCGACGCGAACATCTTAGCGATACAATAACGACAAAAGCGACTTATGCGACATAAGCGACAGGAGCAAGAGAAGAATGGTGGGGACAACGGACAGTTTTTAACCACTAATGAAATAGCAGAGATTCTTCGGGTGCATCAGAGAACGGTGCAGCGATGGATCTCATCTAATCGGCTTAAAGCGACAAAGGTTGGACCAAAAATTTTGAGAGTCCGTAAGCAGGATCTCGACGAATTTCTCGAAAGTCAAGAGAAAGATAACCAGGAACAAGCAGAAAGTTAGATGGCAACAGGGATACCGAGCAAACTCAAACGCAATGGCACTTCCAGAAATGGTAATGGAAGTTCCTTCAGATTAGAGTATGAGGGGAAAGTGACAATTGAAGAAATTCTTAACATCTCTCCAGCACAGTTGCATTGTGTTGTCAGTGTAGAAAAACAGCCTAAGAATCGATTGATTTACGGTGAAAATTTAAGGGTTATTAAAGCTTTATTAGATGATGTTAATATTGCTGGAAAGATTAAGTTAATTTACATCGATCCGCCGTATGCTACAGGTGCTGGCTTTCAATCCAGGAAACAGAACCATGCTTATCATGATTTGATAAATGGGGCTGATTATTTAGAATTTCTGCGTCAAAGGTTAATTCTGCTTAGAGAACTACTGGCTAATGATGGCTCTATTTATGTCCATTTAGATGAGAATATGGCTTTCCCCGTCAAAGTTTTGATGGACGAAATTTTTGGAGCTAGGAATTTCCGAAATTGGATAACAAGGAAGAAATGCAATCCTAAGAACTATACGCGGAACCAGTATGGAAATATTTCAGACTACATTTTGTTCTATACAAAAAGCGAAAGCTATATATGGAATCAAGCATTTGAATCTTGGACAGACACTACAGCTAAAAAAGAATACCAGTATATAGAAGAAGAAACTGGAAGACGTTATAAAAAGGTTCCTATTCATGCTCCCGGAACAAGGAATGGTGCTACTGGTCAGCCGTGGAGAGGAATGCTTCCACCTCCTGGTAAACACTGGCAGTATACGCCTGAAACCCTAGATGAAATGGATTTGAGAGGCGAGATTTATTGGTCTTCGACAGGAAATCCTAGACGAAAAGTGTATCTTGATAATAGCAAAGGTATCCCAGTTCAGGATATTTGGCTTAATTTCAAAGATGCCCATAATCAAAACATCAAGATCACAGGCTATCCAACTGAAAAAAATTCAGAAATACTTAAACGTATTATTCTTGCCTCTTCTAATAAAGGAGATATAGTGCTAGATGCTTTTTCTGGAAGTGGTACGACAGTTGCAGTTGCAGAAGAACTAGAAAGACAATGGGTAGCTATAGATAATTCTCTGCTTGCGATAGAGACTACGGTTCATCGCTTAGCTAAAGGTACTGAACCAATGGGCGATTTTGTTAACAAAAATGGAACTCAGATGAAACAAGAACCCCTGTTAGGCACCAGTAGGGTGTTACGTAGTGGAGTTGATATATATTTTGAGATTTCGTCAGATATACAGAGTATTCCAGAAGCTTCAATCCAGGAGTGGAACAGTAAGCTCAACTTTCAAGCCAATCTTTGGTGAATCGCTCATCCAGCATTTTGAGAGTACATACCATTACTCTTCTTCTGCCATAGCTTTCTAAAGCAGCGTAGTCATTCCACATAGAACCGAGCGTAAGTCCCGGACCGTCGTTTAGAAAAAATACTTTTAGAGGTAATTCATACGTATCGGCATATCTGAGAATATCGGTCACTTTATCTCTGTTTCCACCTGTACGATCGTCTTCTTGCGCTCCACCACGATCTGAATCGTAGCGAGCGAATCCTATAACCAGTGGCATTTTATCATTACGAGAAATGAGAATGTCTGCTGGTGTTTTTGCTTCCCAATCCTTCAAAACTTCATCAAGCATCACATCCCTTCCAGCACG is a window encoding:
- a CDS encoding helix-turn-helix domain-containing protein — its product is MRHKRQEQEKNGGDNGQFLTTNEIAEILRVHQRTVQRWISSNRLKATKVGPKILRVRKQDLDEFLESQEKDNQEQAES
- a CDS encoding site-specific DNA-methyltransferase codes for the protein MATGIPSKLKRNGTSRNGNGSSFRLEYEGKVTIEEILNISPAQLHCVVSVEKQPKNRLIYGENLRVIKALLDDVNIAGKIKLIYIDPPYATGAGFQSRKQNHAYHDLINGADYLEFLRQRLILLRELLANDGSIYVHLDENMAFPVKVLMDEIFGARNFRNWITRKKCNPKNYTRNQYGNISDYILFYTKSESYIWNQAFESWTDTTAKKEYQYIEEETGRRYKKVPIHAPGTRNGATGQPWRGMLPPPGKHWQYTPETLDEMDLRGEIYWSSTGNPRRKVYLDNSKGIPVQDIWLNFKDAHNQNIKITGYPTEKNSEILKRIILASSNKGDIVLDAFSGSGTTVAVAEELERQWVAIDNSLLAIETTVHRLAKGTEPMGDFVNKNGTQMKQEPLLGTSRVLRSGVDIYFEISSDIQSIPEASIQEWNSKLNFQANLW